The Ochotona princeps isolate mOchPri1 chromosome 17, mOchPri1.hap1, whole genome shotgun sequence genome segment CAATGTCATTAGATGGGACTTAAATATCCACAGTCAAATTAAATTAAGAACATTTCAATTGTTTCATTCTTTTACTTCTTCATCTAACAAGAGGACACGCGCCATGCTGCCAATCCACTTTCACAGTTGAGGCCATCTGCCACTTCAAAGGCCTAAGTAACACTCTACACTTACAAGGCTCTCCCTAAGGGGTAAAGTCAGGAAAGATGCTTCTTTCAGCTTCTAAACATGAATGGCTCTCTACATGCACACATTTTGTTTGCCATGTTATTTCTAGCCAAAATATAACTGTCTAAAATGACACGATgatatactctggtttctcttcagatcgtataaatctttcgtCTTTTACTAAAATGACACGATGAATAATGCTGACCTGAACGTAATGCAAAATATTCCACCATCAAAAGCAAGAAATaggggctggtaccatggcatagtaggtcaAGCCTCCTCCTGCAATGTCAACAtacaatatgggcaccagttcaggaatcctggctgtaccacttcaatcaagctccctactaatgcgcctgggaaggcaaagaTGGCCCTAAgaccttggacctctgcaccaatgtgggaaacccagaagaaactgctggccaCCAGCTTCAgacagtccagctctggctactgtggtcatttggggaatgggagatctctctctctctctaaaatcttttaaataagaataaacaaatcttttaattaaaaaagcaaggaatattctcattttcatttagtGACAGTCAAATATTAGTTCCACAGACCAGAACGGATCTTACCATCAGGATCCTCCTATAGCTGTCCCGGTCAATGCCCCACAACTTCACGTTAGTCTTGGCTTTGACGGTGGCTGCTCTAGGTGTCCCATAAATCAAAGCGAGTTCCCCAAAGCTCCCTCCTTCCCCAACACTGGTTGCCCATTCGTTGTTGACATAGACCTAAAAGCAAATGACTGCTGTCAGCAAGGTGCTTTTATTCCACATACATAAACATTTAAGAATCAAAAATCCTTAAATCTCTTTAACAGGATCAGAATCCTAGACTTTGCTTTGAAAatgcaacatacacacacacatacacacacacgttctTGGTACACAGCAGGGCAAAACAGCTGACTTCTAAGAGTTGAGTTAGGTGAAAGAAGGGTGCCTATGGTCTACCTGGTCTAATTATCACTAGATAAGGTAACAGGTAATATAATACTAATACTACATATTCAAAAATACTGTGCTTCGGAgcctggcactgcagcctagcagctgaagtttttgccttgcatgcaccaggatcccatatgggtgctggttctaatcccagctgctccacttcccatccagctccctgcttgtggcctgggaaagcagtcgaggacggcccaaagccttgggaccctgcaccagcatgggagacctggaaaaggctctgggctcctggcttcaaatcggctcagctccagccattgtggccgcttggggagtgaatcaacggacggaagactttcctctctgtctctcctcttctttgtgtatctgactttccaataaaaacaaatcttcaaaaaaaaaattctatgctTTGTGCACTGTGctacacatttttattatttatatatttttaaagattatctatGTATTTTTGCCACTATTAAATCTTACATCCATCTCTCCTTGATCAATCACATAGAAGTTATCCCCTTCATCACCTAAAGGAAAGTAAAAAAATGTTAGAAGCATATTTCAAACGGAACTAAGTCAAATCCTCAAATCAGTACAAATACTCATTTTATATTACTGTTGCGAGAACAGTGCTATAAACTTACACAAACttcccagaaaacaaaatataacatattttaaaagccaGAAAAGAAAACTGATCAGTGTTTTAGGCATCTCAGTGAAGAATATCTCTAGGAAGAAAAAAAGCCAGGGGTTGGTTCTGTGACCCAAGTGGTCAAGCCATCTTAACTCAACTCAGAGTGCCAACTgtttccaagtcctggctgcttcgctgcccatccagctccctactctggcctgggaaagcagcgaagcacagcccaagtcctggggaccctgcacccacacgggagatgtgGACgcagctcctggatccagctCGGCTCAGCTGgatggccatttggtgagtaaaccagcagatggaagatctttctctctgtctctccttctctctgtaaatatgtctttcaaataaagtaaatcttacaaaaaagccTTACACTGTACACAGAGTTACTAACTGCTATGGCCTCTACAACACTAGAAAAAGTTTAAAGTAAAAGAGTATCACAAAATTGCAAAACATACTGTTTATATACAAGACCTATGGAAATGTCAAGAAGAATAAAAGAGGACTGATACCCAAAAGATCAAACCCATGTCAGTGTCTGTGTGCGGAAAGGTCAGCCTTCACAGAAGCCAGAACTTGACAGACGGGCTGCGTGATGAGGAATGCAGATATCTGGTTCACCCTCAGTGATGTTAACAGGAGGAAACGTTACACTCAAAGAGGCCAACAAActtcaaaacaacaaaaccagaggaagctcccaggaGATCTTGCTCTCCCGTAAGCACAATGCTTGCCCGTACCTTGCTGGATGACAGTCTCTCCAGCAATAAAGGAGACTGGAAACATGGCATCAAAAATATCACTGCAAGACAAGAGAAAAGTCATTAAGAGCCTTCAAATTCACAatgggctggccctgtggcataACAGGTCAAGCCACTCCCTGAGACAATGattaaagtcccagctgttccacttcctctccaggtcCCTGATACtggccatggaaagcagcagcaaacagccCAGGTAGGAGactcagcagaagctcctggccgccaccagctggtgcagccattgggggagtacaCCACCAGATGAAAGCTCAAGTTTCCCCacttccctgtaactctgcctttcaacaaacaaGGGGAAGAAAAGGCAACGGTGCGAGTAGCAGGACCACAGCCTTGCTAGAAAAACCGTGCGAGAAGAACCCATACCTACCTTCTCTCGTTGTCATCCAGATGCGAGAAGAGCACATTCTTTTCGATGGCTTTGGCCAAAGCAGCCATTGTCTTATAATCTTTCGGTATAACCTAGAACAGAATTGAAGGTCAAACGGCAATTCTGTAAACCAAAAACATTTCATGTTTACTCCAAGAACCTGTATTTCCATTAAATGCCAAGTcacattattctttttaaacagaTCTGCTTTGACTAAATATTTTCACTATAACACACTTACAATATCCTTTGATCTGCAAAGGTCCATTAAATATTGACTAATTAATCTCCGCACCTACAGTCAGCCCGAATTTAAAGACTGGTAACTGGGGGGGGCCaaacgcagtagcctagcagcttaagtcctcgccttacatgcaccgaatcccatatgggtccagttctaatcccagcagccccacttcccatccagctccatgggaaagcaatcgaggacagtccaaagcattgggaccctgcacccatgtgggagacccagaagaggatcctggctccaggctttggatcggcgcagcttcgactattgtggtcacttagggagtgaatcaacaggtcgaagatcttcctctctgtctctcctcctctctgtatatttgactttccaataaaactaaataaatctttaaacaaaaaaaagaatggtaaTTAGTTCCCAACTAACAACTAGAAACCAAAAACACTTTGACCGGGTCATTATTTTACTGCAAAACTAAGCATTTTGAACTAGTGAGTCCTTTTTGAGACTGTGGTAGCTCTAAGTGCCAGGATGATGGAGTTCTCCCTTAAGGCTCCTCACGCTAACTCTGACACAGAGTGGACTGAGGAAAACCAAGCTCACCGGAATACAGGACAAAGGTCTAAAAGCCACAACGGGACAGTTCGAAAggggctctgcctgcagctgccacAGGGTAGACCTGCTGTTGATCCTAGTGACGTCCTCTGACAACAGACTACAAGGCCTGAGCTCCAGGACCGAGAACAGCCTGCCCCGCGGGTCAGAGGCATCCAGTCACCCACTGGCAGACGACTCCCGCGCCAGTACACAGCATCCCCTCATTTCAGACATCAGCTACCTTTCTGACGTACGACGCTGCGTCCTCCTCCGTGTAGACTTCAGCGCTGatggccccccgccgccgccgccccttCACCACCGGgttggggggaggaggagagatttcATCTTCCCTGGAGTCTGTGCGGGTGCCGGCTTTCTGCAGATTCTGAATCTGCTTGGCCTCCTCCTACAACCACGGCAAGTCAAGTCAGTATTGCACGTTCCAATGAGTCTACCTCAGTCTTCTCAAACTCTTCCAATGCACATTAGGGGGAGAACAAAAATCCAAATGAGGAGGAAAAAAGTAAAGTTTGGAAAGGAATACTCTCAGATGACAGTTCATCACCCTTCATCAACGAGCCAAAGCCTTTAAAACAGGACAGTGGCCCTGGCCCGACAGGAACGAAGCCCCAGGAAGGAGCTTTCCACATGCTAGCGCAGACAGCAGGAGCCCCCGCGTGACCCAGGGATAACTCAGGCAGGGCAAGGACAGCAGGGATGTGTGAGTAACGTCACTAACTCAGTTCCTGTGGCTGTGGGATTCACATTCTAACCCAGGCCTCAGACACAAATACTAAACAAGAAATTCACAGAATTTAAGTAAAATCAAATCTAATTAACTGCCACACCCAGAAAATTTGTTTAATATCAGGGTTTATTCTTACACAAAACAACCAAGCCTGTTTTTTAAACTACTTCttgggagctggtgctgtggcatagtgggtaaagtacCACTAGCACCAACATCCCCTATGCACACCAACTCAAgcgtcagctgctccacttccaaataaGCTCCACGCTCCCGCCCAGGGGAAGCCAGTGAGGCGGGCCCAAGCCCTCGAGTCCTTGCACACACatgggctccgggctcctgatcAGGCCAAGCGCTATGGCAGTAAATCAAAAGAtgaaagatcaatctctctctccctctaactctacctttcaaataagtaaatgtttaaaaaaaaaaacaaagcttcttcctgatgccagctgtggtgcagcaagttgagCTGCTACGTGCAATGCTAACTTACCATGtcagcacaggttcaagtcctggacaCCACAGCTCTGATACAGtgccctgctgatgtgccagggaaagtggttgaagatggcccaaattcttgagcccctgccacacacgggagagcagcagaggaagttctgggcttctggcttcagcccggctcagcccaAAGTGGCCAATTGAGGAGCAAAATATCCCAACCAGagatctctggctctccctctttctctgtaactctttcaaataaagaaatctttaaaaagaaaaaagagggccaggcaggcgtggcctggcagctaaagtactcaccttgaacccaccgggatcttatatgggtgctggttctaatcccagcagccccacttcccatccagctccctgcttgtggcttgggaaagcagtcgaggatggcccaaagccttggcaccctgcacccacatgggagacctggaggaagttcctggctcctggcttcggatcggcgcagcatcggtcattgcagtcacttggggagtgaatcattggatggaagatcttcctctgtctctcctcctctctgtatatctgactttccaataaaaataaataaatcttttttttaaaaaaagaagctactTCTTATTGAACCAGttcatattgaaaaaaaaaattttttttaaatctatgatcTTAAAATTCTCAGGCCTAAAAAGACTTCTTACGCTagaagtaaaaacagaaatataagaATGTATCACCTTTTGCTTTTCACTTCTCCACTATAGTTTCCTAACCCATTTTTCAGATTCATTCAGCATTaaatgattttaggaaaaattttgaaaagaaaaatgtgttaaaaGAAATTAAACTGATCCTGCTTTTTTGGCATGAGGATCAATGCAATAACATGTCGCCTTTCGTCCAGAATGACGACCGCGAAGGTGCCAACGGCATCCGGGCCCACCAGCACGCGCACGCTTCACGTCCTTTTCTTCATCTAGCAAGGGAGTATCTCtctcatttttctgcattttctaatttttactttgtaacagaaacaaaaataacatgatttttatatagatttaattacaaatatttatttaacccAGTAAACTAGTACCATTTCTAAGAATTTATTCTACCATCTGCTCAGGAGTGAAACACCACCTCTGCTGTGCCACTGGTTTTAGCCAAACGCTGGGAACAGTGAAGCCAACGCAGCACCTTGCTGTCCTCGGAGGGAAGCAGCACGCTCTCCAGGCATCACGCCGTCCACAGTCGCCCACCTGCGACCTCTGGGGCGCTAACTGCACTGACGGGAAGGAGAGCTTTTGCTGTtcatcttttattatattttaagccatgtgtaattattttttaaaaacatggtttTCAAAAAACTCACTTCATTTTCTCTCTGGCAGTTCCAATAACCAATAAGGTTTTTTCTATATtaacacataattttaaaactcAGGTCTTCCCTATGCTTCAAGTttgaatataaatgaaaacccacCCTTGACCTCCAAAGTTTATCACTGTTACGAAATTTGTGTAACACTCAAGATCATATTCTGCAAAATTTTCCAGATAATTCTGAAAGTAAACAAAAGCATTCTGACATCGCCTTATGGATGCAAACAGGTCCTTTCCAACAGCAATGTTACTATGTGAAGGGAACCTAACCCGGATGACTCAGAGCCAGTCCTGAAATCACCCGTTTTCTAACTCTGTGCCGGGCGCTTCCCACTTCAGCTCTGCTGCATCTGAAAATCTAAACAATCCTCGGCTACTTACAGGCCAACCGTGTTCTCGGATTCTGTCCCCAGCACTTATGTCCTCAATGTCTCCCAATCATTTGGTCCCTCTCTGCCCTCGACATCCTTCCCTGCAGGGAAGATGACCCGCCCACCACCCTCTGACTTGAGGCCTGGCCACAGACCACCCAATGTCAGATGCGTCACATCAGAGCAGGCCATTCTTGTCTTTGACTTTCTGTTCTCTTTGCCTGAAGACAGCACCGATCACTTACAAGATAGCTGTTAATGCTCAGACCAGAACCAGATCCATGGACACAAAATGATGAGACAAAGCCCAGAAAAGCTGCCAATGGCCAACATATACAGTCTTTTGCAACAAGCCACTGACATTTGAGAGTTACAAGTTACTCAAGCAAAGGCTAAACCAGTACACTATGGTCCAGGGTCGCTTCTCTTAGCTTTAGCTGCTACGTCTGTAACACAGGGCTAAATCACCCACCTCAGACATCTGAAACAAGGAGTATGAGCGTAAGCAAGGCGTGTGACACAGGCCTGCACAAAGGTCATCATTCATGATCTACCACAGTCCAAGAGCTAAAACACAGACTCCAACGTCAGATGAGGGGCTGAACTAAAATTACAAAATCTTCCACAGGCCAACCACGAGTTTTGGGGTTCATTATCCTTACAGAACAGTCTGAGTGTCACAAACAGAGCCCCTTAGCTGAGGCATAAGAACTTGACTGCGTTATTTTCAGACACACAAATTACCCTTTCATACATAAAACAATGACCTGTTCCAAGCCCAGGTATTCCCGTTCAAGCCCAGCTGAAGGTCTGTACGGAAGTCAATGCAGACCCCCGGATTACAGGGAAAAGCGTGTCACGTTGTTGTAACAGACGAGCTTAACACACACCGACCATACAAACACCACCTGCAAAGCATTTACTCTGAGAATTACTGCTTTTCCTTAGGTCAGGCTTTTAAAACAGCACTGTGGTTAAGCACTGATTTTGAGAGTAGTACCACACATCCAACACTCCCTAAAAAAAGATGCACGCCTAATGTCTCTCCAACTTAATCCGCTCATTTGACGGGTCTCTATTGATGTCCAAAGACAACGGATCACCTTACAGTGAGTGACCCATTTCAAAACTAGATCTCCAGGAACACACTTGATTTCAAAACAGAGAACACCCATGGCCTGCCTCCAGGGTACTTCATTTGAAAACTGCTGAAACCAGACAACGCCACAATTTCTGCAACAATTTCAAAATAGCAAGGCCGTTTATAAGgactgatttttcctttttaaaaattctaactatggggcccagtgcaatagcctagtggctaaagtccttgctttacatgcGCTGGGCAGtctatatgagtgccggttcatgtcccagctgctctccacttcccatccagctccctgcttatggcctgggaaaacagcagaggacaacccgaggctttgggaccttgcacccatgtgggagacccagaagaagctcctggctcctggcttcaggttggctcagttctggccattgtggctatctgcgGGATAAAAcaagcagacgaaagatcttatctgtctgtccttctctctgtaaatctgcattttccaataaaaaatgttacaaaaaaatTCTAACTATGGCACCATTAAATatcaaatttaataaataattgctATGATTTAAACATCTGTCCTCCAAAACTCATATAGGAGTTTGATACCCACAGTTTTATGCTAACAGTTATTAGCAGACAGTCCCACTATGGTGAAGTGGGGGCTTTGGCAAGTGGTTAGATGAAAGCAAGTCCTTAGCGTAGAGCCTCCTGGTTGAACCCTGTGGCTTCACGAGTGGGAAGAATCACACAGGGCGGGGACCCGTCTCCTGCCACGTGACATCTGGACTGCAGGACACGGCTCCCAGACCTCACGCCTCCTGAATCACAACCAACAAAACCCCTTTACAAGCAACCTGCCTCAGGCACTCTGTTAGAGCCGTGAAGAGATAACACAGTGTTTCAAGAACACCCCAATAATGCAGATATTTCTATAATACAATTAGGTATTTCATGACCATATTCCAAATATATCAAATGGTTCGAATTATGAACTATCTTAAAACTTTAATTTGCACAAGAAAACCTATAAATTTATCCCACTGACTTACAGAAGGAAATCAAACAAACAACTCCAGACATTCAGTGATGCAGACTGCCTAACAGACCATTTCCTGAGACAAACAGATGACAGCCCTGCCCTCGGTGCGGTACTGCTGCGTGGAGGGCAGGGCCTGCCGGCGGCCACCCAGAGGAATGGCCAGGGCTCCAAGGGGAACAGACACGTCTTGACCAAACGCAACCTGAGGGAGATGCTGACACAACAATTACAGGATCTCTACAGTTAACCCATGTACAGTACAGAATTTCTAGTGTTATCAGCTTCAAACTACAGTCCAGTGCTACGTTACACTGactttaaaagatcataaatttTATTaagcttttttgctttgttgaagAAAAGCACAAACTGCCTTTAACTTCTGACCTAATATTTCTGACTGCAGGAGTCAGTTTCATGTACCAATTGAAACAGCTTTGGAAGCCTTTTGTTAGCCAAAGTAAACCATTAATGTTCTGATAAACCCTACAGGTCGCAAATTTTCAAAGTATTACAAACAGCTTAACATTTCCTCTTTGAATTTCTGTTTTGGACTTCTTATTTGGCCAAAAATTCCTTCTGCTCCGATATCGAGTAATAGAGTCTCACGGCAGCTCTGCCTTGCCCGACAGCGCGGCTGCCTGCTTACCTTCTCCAGCCTCTCGAAGTACTCCCTGAGGAAGGCCATGGGCCTCTCGGGCCGGGCCGTGCACAGCTGCACGATCGAGTCCTTGAGCAGGGCCTGGATGTTGTGCTTCTGCACATAGAGCTCACACTCGCGGAGGCTGCGCTCCTCCTCGCTGGCGGCAGTGCTCCCAGACGCCATGATGCTCTGCGGGGAAACGCACACACGCTAACGCCCATTATTTATCAAGCACAGATGCCCGCCTGCCCGCTGGGGTACCACAGGCACCAGCAACTGGGTCATGGGCACTGTGGTGTTGTAACCAGGGAGGTGGGAAGTTAGGAGTAAAGTATGTATAGAATTCGCATCCTTCCAAATGACTGCTCCCTCTAGTTCCTGCCACAGGCAACAGGTGGCAGGATCCCCGCAGAGGCGGGCTGTGGGGAGTCTGGTCCTCCGCGAGTCCCACTCAGTCCTCATGACCCAGGAAGTGCGTAAACGGTAAACAGGACAGAGCAAGGGCATAAAAGGAAACTCTGAGGGCAGTAAGCGAGGGAGCCCGGGGGAGAACACCTGGCGGCGGTAACTCCAGACCCAGGGCAGCGTCCTGCGGTCACACAAAGGACGAGAGGGGACACTGTCAGTGTAATCACAGGCTAATCACAAAGGCAGTAGCCTTTCCACTCTACCATCTTTCACCACAGTGCAGTCCTGAACCAGAAGGGAAAATTTGGGGGGCACCCTCTATGCCCCCCACACCAGAAGCCTTCCACAAAGCAAACTGGAAGATGTCAATAGAACATTGTCCAGAGCGCTTACTCACGTGGAAAGCGAATACTGAAACCAGCCTACAAGAGGGCTCAATAAGGAAGTTACAATTCATGGCTTTGAGAACACTCAAACCACACGGATGTAAGCAAATAACAATCAGCAGCTAAGCTCACTCTAGAGTTAGACTCCTGCAATCCAACAGGTTCAGACccttccccttccagctcctcttACTATGCAATCAAGCAGACATACACGGCTGTGCCCCGACTCTGCAACTGAATTCAATGCCAATCAGGCTCTTCCAAttacaacacacacaaaactactGAGATGAACATGcgaactaaaacaaaaatactaacaGGGTACACTGTGACTCACTCTGATAGCTTCCCTGATAAATGTCAGTAACAAGGGGCTAACAAACCATGAAAAAGTTTGGGGCTCCAGGACAGGCCCATAAATTAGCAGCCATGGAAAAAGAATCATGCTATGATTCCAGAAATTCACACTTTTTTAACACCAGTTTTTTAGATTTCTACTAGCCGTTCTCCCAAGTCCGGCTCTGGATGTACTGTAAGCCCACCTCGGTACAGCGGGGCCTCCCACACCGTGGAGGCCGCCAGACCTTTGGGCCTGAAAACCAGCGGTCACACCGGAAGACTTCCAGCACACTGATTCAACGAACTGGGCCCTTCGTTGCTTTCAAGCAA includes the following:
- the PRKAR1A gene encoding cAMP-dependent protein kinase type I-alpha regulatory subunit produces the protein MERGGEAVVGSLRNREFIRSIMASGSTAASEEERSLRECELYVQKHNIQALLKDSIVQLCTARPERPMAFLREYFERLEKEEAKQIQNLQKAGTRTDSREDEISPPPPNPVVKGRRRRGAISAEVYTEEDAASYVRKVIPKDYKTMAALAKAIEKNVLFSHLDDNERSDIFDAMFPVSFIAGETVIQQGDEGDNFYVIDQGEMDVYVNNEWATSVGEGGSFGELALIYGTPRAATVKAKTNVKLWGIDRDSYRRILMGSTLRKRKMYEEFLSKVSILESLDKWERLTVADALEPVQFEDGEKIVVQGEPGDEFFIILEGSAAVLQRRSENEEFVEVGRLGPSDYFGEIALLMNRPRAATVVARGPLKCVKLDRPRFERVLGPCSDILKRNIQQYNSFVSLSV